From a region of the Candidatus Binatia bacterium genome:
- a CDS encoding zinc-binding alcohol dehydrogenase family protein has translation MKAAVYYDNGGPEVFKYEDVPDPECPPGWVVINVKAVSLEGGDLINRWGAPPPHAPYVVGYQAAGVICEVGEGVTDLRVGQRGTAIFPNGSHAEKRAVLAAAAHAYVESRQSFGRVVMIP, from the coding sequence ATGAAAGCGGCGGTGTATTACGACAACGGTGGCCCCGAGGTCTTCAAATACGAGGACGTGCCCGATCCCGAGTGCCCACCTGGCTGGGTTGTCATCAATGTGAAGGCGGTCAGCCTCGAAGGGGGCGACCTCATCAATCGTTGGGGGGCACCGCCGCCTCATGCGCCGTACGTTGTCGGCTATCAGGCGGCGGGCGTGATCTGCGAAGTCGGCGAGGGTGTAACCGATCTCCGGGTCGGTCAGCGGGGCACGGCGATCTTTCCGAATGGTTCGCACGCGGAGAAGCGAGCGGTTCTGGCGGCCGCCGCGCACGCCTACGTCGAGAGTCGGCAGTCGTTTGGCCGCGTCG